A window of Oncorhynchus kisutch isolate 150728-3 linkage group LG10, Okis_V2, whole genome shotgun sequence contains these coding sequences:
- the LOC109898445 gene encoding formin-like protein 1 — translation MGNAAGGMEQADGKEAKHSVGSGTGLSDPTLTLQKKQSAPPKLPVPPEDELEERFSVVLSYMNLPPDKLKLLSQYDNDKKWELICDQERFQVKNPPSTYLTKIKSFYQDQGGVTRRFKRRVQESTQVLRELEISLRTNHIGWAQEFLNEENQGLDVLVDYLSYAQCDASFDLEGAENGGALSERGKPAERSMEDLNKSAGSSPTHGMTRAARALTVRITSLAQSRKTQKISRLASQRDDVHVCIMCLRAIMNYQSGFNQVMTHPRCVNEITLSLNNKNPRTKALVLELLAAVCLVRGGHDIILTAFDNLKEVSGEKNRFEKLMEYFSNDNSNIDFMVACMQFINIVVHSVENMNFRVHLQYEFTHHGLDQYLESLKLTESEKLQVQIQAYLDNVFDVGALLEDAENRGGVLEHVDELQEHNSQLSARLEQIESQSAERMAELEKQLLQVTKEAELLKESLRDSCSQVSSLQQREREREMSQERERDRERLSQPSSELELKVQELQERGLIRLGRTPSGALDLQVVPVTIIEYAPAPASEPRLSSTGPTAPGPDVPDATPSSAISAVPPPPPPPPPGPGGPAPPPPPPPPPPPPGSGGPPPPPPPPPPGGGPPPPPRPPGAGPPPPPGGPPSGDSQAGGKSRKPIQTKFRMPLLNWQALKPNQVTGTVFHELDDEQVLGELNMEAFEEQFKTKAQGPPAALSTLKVKVAQKAPSKVNLIEGNKAKNLAITLRKGGRSPADICTAIETYDQQALGLDFLELLERFVPSDYELKLLQNYEKEGRPLDDLAEEDRFMMRFGKIPRLAQRISTLTFMGNFPESVKRLQPQLDSMIAASMSIKSSAKLKKMLEIILAFGNYMNSSKRGAAYGFRLQSLDLLLDTKSTDRSQTLLHFISSIVQEKYPELNNFHTELQFVDKAGLVSLDSILQDIRSLERGMEVTKKEFLVQEDNTVLKDFVKTNSELLDSLLKDSKTAQEAYGSVVEYFGENPKTTQPSMFFPPFVRFMKAYKQAEKDNEQKKRLEAQSSENQAESPSPRKKEAAGHKSPMMPKMDLIAELKKRQVKPQVKDGALEDIITDLRNSPFRATDGRRPAQRQDT, via the exons AGCTATATGAACTTGCCTCCAGACAAGCTGAAGCTGTTGAGTCAGTATGACAATGACAAGAAGTGGGAGCTGATCTGTGATCAG GAGCGGTTCCAAGTGAAGAACCCTCCCTCTACCTATCTGACCAAGATCAAGAGCTTCTATCAGGACCAAGGAGGAGTGACCCGCAGG TTCAAGAGGCGGGTCCAGGAGTCCACCCAGGTATTGAGAGAGCTGGAGATCTCCCTCCGCACTAATCATATTGG CTGGGCCCAGGAGTTTCTGAATGAGGAGAACCAGGGTTTGGATGTATTGGTGGATTACCTGTCCTACGCCCAGTGTGACGCTTC GTTTGACCTGGAGGGTGCTGAGAATGGGGGGGCActgtcagagagagggaagccAGCAGAGAGGTCCATGGAGGACCTGAATAAGAGTGCAGGAAGCTCCCCTACACACGGCATGACCAGAGCAGCCCGCGCCCTGACCGTACG AATAACCTCTCTGGCCCAGAGTAGGAAAACTCAGAAGATCTCTCGATTGGCCAGTCAGAGGGACGACGTCCATGTGTGCATCATGTGTCTGCGTGCCATCATGAactaccag TCGGGCTTCAACCAAGTTATGACTCACCCACGCTGCGTCAACGAGATCACTCTCAGTCTCAACAACAAGAACCCTAG AACCAAAGCCCTGGTGTTGGAGCTGTTGGCTGCTGTGTGTCTTGTGAGGGGCGGTCATGACATCATTCTCACCGCCTTCGACAACCTCAAGGAG GTGAGCGGAGAGAAGAACCGTTTTGAGAAACTGATGGAGTACTTTAGCAACGATAACAGCAACATTGACTTCATG GTGGCCTGCATGCAGTTCATAAACATTGTGGTGCATTCGGTGGAGAATATGAACTTCCGTGTGCACCTGCAATATGAGTTCACTCACCACGGACTGGACCAGTACCTAGAG tctctgaAGCTGACGGAGAGTGAGAAGCTGCAGGTTCAGATTCAGGCCTACCTGGACAACGTGTTTGATGTGGGGGCTCTGCTGGAGGATGCAGAGAACAGGGGCGGGGTACTGGAGCATGTGGACGAACTGCAGGAGCACAACTCACAG CTGAGTGCCAGGCTAGAGCAGATTGAGAGCCAGTCTGCAGAGAGGATGGCTGAACTGGAGAAACAGCTCCTCCAAGTCACCAAGGAGGCAGAGCTGCTCAAG GAGAGCCTGCGGGACTCCTGTTCCCAGGTCAGTTCTCTGcagcaaagagagagggaaagggagatgaGCCAGGAGAGGGAGCGGGACAGAGAGCGTCTAAGCCAGCCCTCCTCTGAGCTAGAACTCAAGGTGCAGGAGCTGCAGGAGCGAGGGCTGATCCGCCTGGGACGCACCCCCTCTGGGGCCCTAGACCTCCAGGTGGTGCCTGTCACCATCATCGAGTATGCACCCGCCCCAGCCTCTGAGCCCCGGCTCAGCTCCACGGGACCCACTGCCCCGGGCCCAGACGTCCCCGATGCCACTCCCTCCTCAGCCATCTCtgctgtcccccctcctcctccccccccgcCCCCTGGGCCTGGTGGACCtgctcccccaccccctccacctcctcctcctcccccgccTGGCTCCGGTggcccacctccccctcctcctccccctcctcccggGGGAGGTCCGCCCCCACCTCCTCGTCCACCCGGCGCAGGACCTCCTCCCCCACCCGGAGGCCCACCTTCTGGAGACAGCCAAGCCG gagGTAAAAGCAGGAAACCCATCCAGACTAAGTTCCGGATGCCTTTGCTCAACTGGCAGGCACTGAAGCCCAACCAGGTGACTGGCACGGTCTTCCACGAGTTGGACGACGAGCAGGTCTTAGGG GAGCTGAATATGGAGGCGTTTGAGGAGCAGTTTAAGACCAAGGCCCAGGGTCCTCCAGCAGCTCTGTCCACTCTTAAGGTCAAGGTGGCCCAGAAGGCCCCCAGCAAGGTCAACCTGATCGAGGGCAACAAGGCCAAGAACCTGGCCATCACGCTACGCAAGGGAGGCAGGAGCCCCGCAGACATCTGCACAGCTATAGAGAC gtATGACCAGCAGGCGTTGGGGCTGGACTTCCTGGAGCTGCTGGAGAGGTTTGTCCCATCAGACTACGAGCTGAAGCTCCTCCAGAACTACGAGAAGGAGGGCCGTCCGCTGGATGATCTGGCAGAGGAGGACCGCTTCATGATGCGCTTTGGGAAGATCCCCCGTCTGGCCCAGCGAATCAGCACCCTCACCTTCATGGGCAACTTCCCTGAGAGCGTCAAACGTCTGCAGCCG CAACTGGACTCCATGATCGCAGCATCCATGTCCATTAAGTCCTCGGCCAAGCTGAAGAAGATGTTAGAG ATCATCCTAGCCTTTGGGAACTACATGAACAGCAGTAAGAGGGGTGCAGCCTATGGGTTCCGCCTGCAGAGTCTTGACCTG cTGCTGGACACCAAGTCTACAGACCGCTCCCAGACCCTGCTACACTTCATCTCCAGCATCGTCCAGGAGAAATACCCTGAACTCAACAACTTCCACACTGAGCTGCAATTTGTGGACAAGGCTGGCCTAG tGTCTCTGGACAGTATTCTTCAGGATATCCGCTCTCTGGAGAGGGGAATGGAAGTGACCAAGAAGGAGTTCCTGGTGCAGGAAGACAACACAGTGCTGAAGGACTTTGTCAAGACAAACAGTGAATTACTGGACTCATTACTCAAAGACAGCAAGACCGCTCAG GAGGCGTATGGCTCGGTGGTGGAGTATTTTGGAGAGAACCCCAAGACCACACAACCCTCCATGTTTTTCCCTCCGTTTGTCCGCTTCATGAAGGCCTATAAG CAAGCAGAGAAGGATAATGAACAGAAGAAGAGACTGGAGGCCCAGAGCAGTGAGAACCAAGCAGAGTCTCCCTCCCCTAGAAAGAAAGAGGCTGCAGGACACAAG TCTCCCATGATGCCCAAGATGGACCTGATAGCGGAGCTGAAGAAGAGGCAGGTGAAGCCTCAGGTGAAGGATGGGGCCCTGGAGGACATCATCACAG ACCTGAGGAACTCACCGTTCAGAGCAACAGATGGACGGAGACCAGCACAGCGTCAAGACACCTGA